The Longimicrobium sp. DNA segment GGTCGCCGAAGACGGAGAAGGTGGGGTTCCCGGGCGGCTGGTCCACCAGCAGCTCGCCGCCCAGCTGGATGCGCGCGTCCGGCGACTGGAGCCAGACGTTGTCGCCGATCTCCACCCGCAGGTTGCGCGGGCGCAGCGCGGCCAGCAGCGCCGAGGCTCCCGCCGGGGCGCTCACGGTGTCCGCGCCGATCTCGCCCACCTCGGCGCCCAGGATCTCCGCCTCGCGCTCGGCGCCGAGCGCGGGGAGGTAGATGGTGCCGTCTTCGATGCGGACGTTGCCGGTCGCGACCGTGCTGGGGAAGCGGCCGGAGATTGCGAGCGCCGCGTCCACCTCCAGCTCGGCCATCTCGCGGTTGTCGATCACCTGGAAGTTGTCCAGCGCCAGGCGGACGTACATGTCCGGGCGTGCGGGATCGTCCAGGCGCACGGTGCCGTCCACGCGGGCGCGGCCCCCCGCGGAGAGCGCGACCAGCGAGTCCAGCCGCACCAGGCTCCCATCCAGCGTGACCTGGCCGGCGATCCCGGTCCAGCGCACCCCCAGCGGCACCACCGTCATCGCGCCGCCGATCAGGCTCGCTCCGCCGCTCACGCGCGGCCTGCGCAGCGTCCCCGTCACCTGCACGCGGGCCTGCGCGACGCCCTCCGCGTCCTCGATGGTGGGGACGGCGGAGGCGAGGAGCGCCAGCGGGAGCGAGTCGGCGTTGAAGGTGGCGGTGAGCGCACCGTCGCGCGCCAGCTCCACCTGCGGGACCATTCCGCCCAGCGAGACGGCCATCGGGACGCCGGCGCGCAGCTCCATCACCCGCCGCCCGCCGATCTGCGCGTCGCCCGTGACGTCCATGCGCCCGGCGGCGTAGCGCCCCACCAGGGCGAAGCGGTCCAGGCGGAAGCCGCGCACCAGGAGCGAGTCCACCCGCGCGTCCAGCGTGATCAGCGGCGCGGCGACGGGGCCGGTGATGGCGGCCTGCAGGTTCAGCGCGCCCGCCAGGTCCGGCACGGCGGTGTTGGGCGCCAGGCGCCGCACGTCCACCAGGCTCAGGTCGGTGATGCCGATGCGCAGGTCCGCGATGCCCGTGGTCGGGAGGGCGCCGTCGGCCTCTATCAACCCGCGCCCGCCGTCCGCGCGGCGCAGGGCGAAGTTCTCCACCGCCAGCCCGCGGTCGCCCCAGCCGAGGCGGGCGCGCTGCCCGAGCTCCCAGCGGGAATCGCCCAGCCGCAGCGCGAGCCTGTCGAAGATCGCCCCCACCGGCGTCGCACCGTCTAGCTCCAGCCGTCCGGAGGCGGTGATGTCGGTGGCGGGGTCGCGGCGCGCGGCAAGGGTGAAGGTGCTGCTCCCCGGCGCGATGACGGCGTCCAGCCGCAGCGAATCCAGCCGCTGCGTGCCGTATTCCAGCGCCGTGCCCGCCACGTTGACGCGCCCGTTCCAGGCGGTGCCGGCGCGCAGGCCGCTCACGTCGAAGGCCAGCGTGCCCGCCGCCATGCTGCCGTAGCGGAGACCCCGCGCGTTACCGCGCGCGGCGATCGTGGGCGCCTTCACGGTGCCCGTGATCGTTCCCGAAGCCGTCAGCGCACCGGCGAGATCGGGGAGGGTGTCGCCGCCGGGAATGATGGGGCGAAGGAGCGCCAGGTCCGGCGCGTTCAGCGCGAACTGGAGCGGCGTGGGCGAGGGGGTGGTGAGCCCGATGGCGCCCGTGGCCGAGAAGCGCGCGCCGCGCAGCGCGAAGTCCAGCGTGTCCACCCGCAGGATGCCGCCGCGCGCCTCCAGCCGCGCGAGCCCGGTCTGCAGCGGGTAGCGCCCGATCAGCGACCCCGGCTCCGCGCGGAAGGCGACGGTGCCGGCAAAGGTCTCCGGCGTGGTGCCGCGGCCCTGGATGGCGAGGGTGCCGGTGAGGCGCGTGCGCGGCGCGGAGGTCATCCCCGGCAGCCCGCTCACGTCCAGGTCGGCGACGGCGCCGTTGACCGCGTACGAGGGGACGGGGCCCGGCGCGTACCACCCATCCACGTCCAGCAGCCCCTGCTCGCCGCGCAGCGCCACGTCGAAACGGTACGGCTGCCGCCCGCCGCCGGAGACGGCAATCGGCCCCGTGACCGGCGAGGGGAGCAGATCCGGCCGGCCGAGGATGGAGCCGATGCGGAAGTTGTCCACCCGCCCGGCCACGTCGAACTGCGCGGGGGAGCCGCCGGGGCGCCGCACCGTGCCGCCGAGCGCAAAGGTGCCGCCGCCCTGCGCCAGGTTCACGCCGAAGCGCAGGTCTTCGGTGGTGCCGCGCGCGTTGAAGGTGCCGGTCAGCAGCCCCTGCGCGGCGGCGGGCGCGTTCTCCAGCACGGAGGCCGCGCGGAACGCCTCCACCGAGCCGGTGACCTCGAAGCGCGGCACCGCGCCGCCCATCGCCACGTTGCCACGCGCCGCGATGGCGCCGGCCGCGCCGCTCAGGTCAAAGCGGAAGTCAACGCTCTCCGAGGTCCCGCTCACCGCGATGGGGCCGGACAGCGTGGCGGAGCGGAAGGGGAGGGCCGGGAAGAGCTGCGTCAGCGTGGCGAGGGCGAGCGGCTCGGCGCGCCCTTCCAGCGAGTAGCGCATCGGCGGGCCCATCGCCAGCGTGCCGGACAGCCCGCGGATGCGGCTCTCCGGCGCGGTGCCGACGGCGTACGCCAGGCTCCCTTCCTGGATGCGCATCGCGGAGAGCGGGCCGGAAAGCGTGGCGCCGCCGCGCATCACCCCCTGCAGCATCGCCGCGCTCTCCGGTGCCAGCGGGCGCAGCGTGGAGAGGTAGAGCGGGTCCGCCCCCACGCGCAACCCGTCCAGCCGCATCGGCTGCCGCCCGGCCGCCAGGAGCACGCGCCCCTGCGCGGTGAGCACCGACGGCGTGGCCTCCGGAGCGTCGCGCGGCGTGACGCGCGCGGCGACGTCCACGCGCAGCGCCTCGCCCTCGCTCACGACGGTGCCGCTCAGGATGCCGGCGAACTCGCTGCGGTCCAGGTAGCCGAGCGTCTCCAGGTCGGCCAGGCGCACGCGCTCCATCGTCAGGCGCGCGTCGCGGACGGCCGTGGCCTGGCCGGGGGCGGTGATGACGGTGACGTCGCCGCCCAACCGCGAATCCAGGATCGCCACGCGCGCGTCGGTGACGGCGTACTGCATCCGCCCGCCGCTCAGCGTGTTGATCCCCAGCGAGAACGCCGCCATCCCCTGCCCCGGAATCGCGATCCCCATCCCCTGCAGGTCGCGGAAGTCGAGCGGGGCAAAGCGCAGGTCGATGTCGTACGCCAGCGCCTCGCCGGCTGGAGTCATCGTCCCGCCGCCGGCGAAGCGCGAGTGGGCGGCCCGCACCTCGGCCAGGTTGAAGCGGATCACCTGGTCGCCGCGGTCCTCGAAGAAGCCGCGAACCTGGGCGATGCGCGTGTCCGGGTTGCGCACCGTGGCGGACATGGAACCGATGTCCACGCGCCACCCGCCCCCGCCGCCGAAGCGGATGCCGGGGAGGACGGCGTCCAGGTCGCTCAGGTACGACACGCGAACCCAGCGCCCGCCCTCGCGCCGGATCTCCGGCTGCTTGAGGGAGGCGAAGCGGCCGGTGGGGGCGGCGGGTCGGCTTTCCAGCGGGTACGCGATGCGCGCGCGCCCGTCCACGATCCGCATCCCGCGGATGACGATGGAGCGCGCCGCGGCCTCGTCGCCGTTGGCGCCCGTGGGGCGCACGGGGGTGCCGTCCGCCTCCGCCACCACGATCCCGAAGACGTTCCACTCGCCCCTGGCATCCTGCGACAGCCGCAGGTCGGGGCGGACCAGCTCGGCATCGCGCAGCACGTACGCGCCGGTGCCGCTCACGGAGCCCGCGTCCAGCGTTCCGCGCGCCAGCGGCGCCGCGACGATCGTGTCGCCGTTCGCGTCCAGGAAGGCGACGTTGCGCAGCGCGATGGCGAGCGAGCCGTCCTCCTCCACCGCCTGCACCGTGAACGCCTCGCGCGGCAGCCCCAGCGCCATGCTGACGCGCTCCTCGGCCACCTCCATGGTCTGGGTGCGGCGGACGAACATCCACACGCCGCCAAAGGTGAGCGCGAAGCCCACCAGCAGCCCCAGCATGAGGAGCCCGATTCGACCCAGGCGGCGGCGCGGCATCAGAACGTCTGCCCCACCGAGAGCTGGAAGATGAAGCGGTTGAGGCTCAGCGCCCCTCCCCGCCCCTCAGGCGCGAAGCTCTGGTTGATCGGCGTGGGAAGGAGCCGGTCGTTCTCGTCGATGGCGTACAGGCACCCGCGCTCCGGGTCGTACGGATTGTACGCCACGTCCACCCGCAGCGGCCCCACCGGCGTGGCGTAGCGGAGCCCCACCCCGGGCGTGATGCGCAGCCCCGGGTCGCGGCTCTGGCACCCTTCCGCCTGGCGGGTGGCGGGGTCCCACACGCGCCCCGCGTCCACGAAGCCGGCCAGCCGCAGCGACTCGCGCAAAAAGGGCGAGGGCGCGGTCACCTCCAGCGTCCCCAGCAGCGTGCGGGTTCCGCCCGTGGCCGAGTTGAGCGTGTCCACGTCCAGCTCGGTGACGCTGCCGTCGTCGCTCAGCCGCGTGCGCTCCACGTAGACCTGCGGGCCCAGCTCGTTGCGCGGAAAGCCGCGCACCCCCGCCGGGCCGCCGCCGTAGAAGCGCCGGTTGGGCGGAATGTATCCGTCGCCGTTCAGCAGCCCCTGGAAGAACGTCCCCCCCGCCAGCCGCGCGGAGGCGATGACGGGGCCGCCCAGCCGCCGGTACACCGTGCCGTCGGCGTAGACGCGCAGGTACTCGTCCTGCGACCCCAGCGCCGCCGAGGCGTAGTCCATCGTGGTGCGAAGCTGGTGGCCGCCGCTGGGGAAGGGGTCCAGCCGCACGCGGTTGCGCAGCACGGAGGTGTTCAGCGAGTTGGACCAGCGCGACCGCTTCAGCGCCTCGATGTCCTCGCGGTTGCACACCTCCACCGCCACGCAGAAGAAAAAGTCGTTCGCCTCCGTGCGCGACCTTTCCACCGTGAAGGTGCCGGAGAGCAGCGTCCCCGTCGCCACCTGGCGCACGAAGCCGGCCTGCCCGCCCCGCGCGCTGCGCATGTAAAGCCCCACCTCGGTGAGCCGCTCCGCGTAGACGCTGGCCAGGAACGAGGTGCGGATGCCGAAGAGGCGCGGCTGCACGAAGTCCGCGGCGACGCGGTAGTTCAGCGCGCTGGCGATGGTGGTGTCGATGGAGGTGGAGGTGGAATCGAGCTGGAACTCGTCGCACAGCCGCGTGTCGCGCAGCGCGTCCACCGGCCCCGCCGCGCCCAGCTTCGACACCAGCCCGGAGACCTCCAGCCGCCGCGCGCCGCCCAGGAAGTTGCGGTCCGTGTGGCTCCCCTGCGCGCGCAGGCAGTCCTGCGTGCCGTAGCCGACGGAGGCGTCCACGGCGTAGCGCGCCGCCTCGGCCACGCGCACGATCACGGTGGAGCCGATGCTGTCCATCTCCAGCTCCGCGCTGTCCGGCGTGAGCTGGAGCGAGTCCGGCGCCACCTCCACCGCCGCGAAGTCCACCAGCTCCAGCTCGAACAGGTTGCGCTGGCTGCGGGAGAGGTCCGTGGCGCGCAGCCGGCGCCCTTCGCGAATTGCGATCTGGTGCCGCGCCGTGCGTTCGGTGATGCGGTCCAGCCCGGCGAAGAGGATGGTGTCCACCGTCACCAGCGGCCCCGTGTTGGCCACGAGCTGCACCTCCGCCACGTCCGCGATGGTGTCGATGGAGTAGTTGCGCAGCACCTGGGCGTAGGGGAAGCCCCTGTCCAGCAGGTTGTTGCGCACCGTATCCACCGATGCCAGGAAGTCGTTGCGGCGGAACGGCTCGTTCAGCTTCAGCGGCAGCTTGCGCGCGATCTCGCCCGCGCTGTCGGCGCGCTCCACCCCCTGCACCTCCAGCACCCGCAGCGTCACCAGGTCGCCGGGGTTGATGCGAAAGGTGACGTCCACGCTTCCGCCCGCGATCTCCTGCACGTCCGGGACGACGCGGGTGCCGTAGTACCCGTTGTCGCGGTAGGCGAGCTGGATGCGCACCACGTCGCGCGAGAGGACGCCCAGGTCCAGCGTGGGCTCCGTGCGCCCGAAGCCAAAGGGGCAGATGGGGAGGATGAAGAGCTTGCACGACCTTCCGCGCGTGGTGACGACGCGGCGGAGGGTGTCTTCGGAGATCTCGAGGTCGCCCTCGAACTGGACGCGGCGGATCTCCCGCCCGGCGAACTGCGCCAGGCCGGGAAAGGGGCCGGTGGGCGCCCCGCCGCCGCCGGCGCACGCACCCAGCAGCACCACCGCCACCAGCAGGGCGAGGGCGTGGAGCCGGCGTC contains these protein-coding regions:
- a CDS encoding translocation/assembly module TamB domain-containing protein, whose translation is MPRRRLGRIGLLMLGLLVGFALTFGGVWMFVRRTQTMEVAEERVSMALGLPREAFTVQAVEEDGSLAIALRNVAFLDANGDTIVAAPLARGTLDAGSVSGTGAYVLRDAELVRPDLRLSQDARGEWNVFGIVVAEADGTPVRPTGANGDEAAARSIVIRGMRIVDGRARIAYPLESRPAAPTGRFASLKQPEIRREGGRWVRVSYLSDLDAVLPGIRFGGGGGWRVDIGSMSATVRNPDTRIAQVRGFFEDRGDQVIRFNLAEVRAAHSRFAGGGTMTPAGEALAYDIDLRFAPLDFRDLQGMGIAIPGQGMAAFSLGINTLSGGRMQYAVTDARVAILDSRLGGDVTVITAPGQATAVRDARLTMERVRLADLETLGYLDRSEFAGILSGTVVSEGEALRVDVAARVTPRDAPEATPSVLTAQGRVLLAAGRQPMRLDGLRVGADPLYLSTLRPLAPESAAMLQGVMRGGATLSGPLSAMRIQEGSLAYAVGTAPESRIRGLSGTLAMGPPMRYSLEGRAEPLALATLTQLFPALPFRSATLSGPIAVSGTSESVDFRFDLSGAAGAIAARGNVAMGGAVPRFEVTGSVEAFRAASVLENAPAAAQGLLTGTFNARGTTEDLRFGVNLAQGGGTFALGGTVRRPGGSPAQFDVAGRVDNFRIGSILGRPDLLPSPVTGPIAVSGGGRQPYRFDVALRGEQGLLDVDGWYAPGPVPSYAVNGAVADLDVSGLPGMTSAPRTRLTGTLAIQGRGTTPETFAGTVAFRAEPGSLIGRYPLQTGLARLEARGGILRVDTLDFALRGARFSATGAIGLTTPSPTPLQFALNAPDLALLRPIIPGGDTLPDLAGALTASGTITGTVKAPTIAARGNARGLRYGSMAAGTLAFDVSGLRAGTAWNGRVNVAGTALEYGTQRLDSLRLDAVIAPGSSTFTLAARRDPATDITASGRLELDGATPVGAIFDRLALRLGDSRWELGQRARLGWGDRGLAVENFALRRADGGRGLIEADGALPTTGIADLRIGITDLSLVDVRRLAPNTAVPDLAGALNLQAAITGPVAAPLITLDARVDSLLVRGFRLDRFALVGRYAAGRMDVTGDAQIGGRRVMELRAGVPMAVSLGGMVPQVELARDGALTATFNADSLPLALLASAVPTIEDAEGVAQARVQVTGTLRRPRVSGGASLIGGAMTVVPLGVRWTGIAGQVTLDGSLVRLDSLVALSAGGRARVDGTVRLDDPARPDMYVRLALDNFQVIDNREMAELEVDAALAISGRFPSTVATGNVRIEDGTIYLPALGAEREAEILGAEVGEIGADTVSAPAGASALLAALRPRNLRVEIGDNVWLQSPDARIQLGGELLVDQPPGNPTFSVFGDLEARRGTYTVAIGPIEREFEIQSGVVRFYGTQEFNPGLDILAEYQVRDPELGGEDITVQVRLTGTVQNPQVALSANTRQPLPSSEIASLLVFGRQSATAGTAFEALSSQIVGGVFLEEFIGNLITRELEERLIQTGLVDFVRVRARPSGAGLGAFNVSSGASIFSAVSLEAGKELVDDVFLTGQIFNIFSTENGARRFGLALDWEITRTLSLRLAVEPVRRDPILQQNLRNRDYQGSLDVRRRWEYGRSRKRDEAIQRPRPRTEPAPGEKSTPTGLPPPPPPPENVSTTPPAPP
- a CDS encoding BamA/TamA family outer membrane protein translates to MMRRRLHALALLVAVVLLGACAGGGGAPTGPFPGLAQFAGREIRRVQFEGDLEISEDTLRRVVTTRGRSCKLFILPICPFGFGRTEPTLDLGVLSRDVVRIQLAYRDNGYYGTRVVPDVQEIAGGSVDVTFRINPGDLVTLRVLEVQGVERADSAGEIARKLPLKLNEPFRRNDFLASVDTVRNNLLDRGFPYAQVLRNYSIDTIADVAEVQLVANTGPLVTVDTILFAGLDRITERTARHQIAIREGRRLRATDLSRSQRNLFELELVDFAAVEVAPDSLQLTPDSAELEMDSIGSTVIVRVAEAARYAVDASVGYGTQDCLRAQGSHTDRNFLGGARRLEVSGLVSKLGAAGPVDALRDTRLCDEFQLDSTSTSIDTTIASALNYRVAADFVQPRLFGIRTSFLASVYAERLTEVGLYMRSARGGQAGFVRQVATGTLLSGTFTVERSRTEANDFFFCVAVEVCNREDIEALKRSRWSNSLNTSVLRNRVRLDPFPSGGHQLRTTMDYASAALGSQDEYLRVYADGTVYRRLGGPVIASARLAGGTFFQGLLNGDGYIPPNRRFYGGGPAGVRGFPRNELGPQVYVERTRLSDDGSVTELDVDTLNSATGGTRTLLGTLEVTAPSPFLRESLRLAGFVDAGRVWDPATRQAEGCQSRDPGLRITPGVGLRYATPVGPLRVDVAYNPYDPERGCLYAIDENDRLLPTPINQSFAPEGRGGALSLNRFIFQLSVGQTF